TCCCAGTCCGTTTTCGACTCGCCCAGCGGTTCGATCGCCGGGGTAAACGGATGGACGTACGAGTGCATGTCGGTCATATTCAGGTCGTGTTTCTCGTAGTGGCTCGCGGTCGGCAGCACGATGTCGCTGTACAGTGCCGTCGAATCCATCCGGAAGTTGATATCGACGATGAGATCGAGTTTCGGCCAGAGAACGTTCTCGATGGCGATGCCGCCCTTCGACTGGTTGAAATAGTTACCTCGCCAGCAGAAGAAGACGCTCGGATCGGGGCGCGAACCATCCTCACGCTCTTTCGGATAGACGGGCATCCACCCATTATCAATGGATTCCTGAATCCGCTGTCGAGTATCGGGTTCGACGTTTCCGAGAATGTCGCCGTGGAAGTACGTCCAGAGCGTTGTCGGAACTGCCCGAACGCTCTCTGTCGGGAACGAGAGCTGTTGCCAGCCATTGTACGTCCAGATTTTCTCTTGGCCGACATAGTGGTCGAACCCAGTGCCCTGTCGACCGATGTGACCAGTGAGAGTGACGAGCAGCTGGATCGCCCGGTTCCCGAGATCGTTGTGATACCAGTCGTTGACGCCCTTGCCGTGGATGATCTTGCCCTTGTCTACGTTGGCGAACTCGCGGGCGATCTCCTGATGGGTCTCCTCGCCGACGCGGGTGAGCTCGTGTACGCGTTCGGGGGTGTAGTTCGACAGCTCCTCGGTGACGTGCGACCAGACCGACCGGACTTGCACGCTCCCGTCCTGGAGATCGACTGACTGGTTCACGTCCAACCGTGGATCGAAGTCCAAGGCGATGCTCGCACTGTCGTCGTGTTTGCCATCGCGATTGCCGAGCGACCCCGGCGCGTTCCGGAGGTTGCCTTGCTGATCAACCATCGCGAACACTTTGCCCGCCTCGCCGCTGGTCGAGAGGCTCGGCACGTCGGCAACGCGAAGGAACTTTCCGGTGTCCTCGCGGACGAGGAAGGGCATATCCGACTGCTCTTTCAGGTGTGCTTCGTCGTGTAGGCCCTCGTCGACGATGGTCCGAGCCATTCCGAGAGCAAGTGCTGCATCGGAGCCAGCTTTCGGTGACAACCAGTCGTCACAGTGGATGGCTGTCTGGGAGTAGTCGGTAAAGATTCCGACCCGCTTGGTCCCCTTGTATGCGGCCTCGAGGAAGAACTTGGCATCCGGGATCCGAGTGACATTGATGTTCGACCCCCACGCGATGATGTAGTCAGCATCGTACCAATCGGCACTCTCGGCGTTGTCGGTCTGCGTACCCCATGTAATGGGTTCACCCGGCGGCAGGTCGGAGTACCAGTCGTAAAACGAGTGGCTCACGCCGCCGATGAGGTTGACGAACCGCGATCCCGAAGCGAACGAAACCGGACTCATCGCCGGGATCGGCGTGAATCCGGAGATGGCATCGTAATTGCCCTGCTGGACTTCCTCGATCACCTTCTCGGCGATTTCGGTGAGGGCTTCGTCCCACGAGATGCGCTTCCATTTCCCCTCACCACGTTCCCCGACCCGCCGCAGGGGGTGTGTGATGCGCTGCTCGGCGTTCACGTAATCGGTGTAGCACGCTCCTTTCTGACAGCCGCGCGGGTTCGAAGAAGGCAGTTCGTCGTTGATCTCGGGATAGTCGGCGGCCTGCTCCTCGCGCCAGACCTGGCCGTTCTTGACGTAGACGTTCCATGAGCAACTCCCCGTGCAGTTGACGCCGTGGGTACTCCGGGCTACCGAGTCCCAGTCCCACTTCTCACGGTAGAAATCCTCCCACTCTCGATACGGGTAACTCCCGATGTAGTCCGATCCATCGACGTTCTCGATCCCGCCCATCTGAGTGAGCTCGTCGCCGATGGTCGTACCGGTCAGGCCGAGTGCGGTCGTGAGACCGAGCCCCTTCAGGAACCCTCGGCGACCGACACCGCTGTTCGATTCGTCTGCGTTCTCTACGTCCACGTTCGATTGGTTGTCACTCATGATTGTCTCCCGATGAATACTGTCGTGAGTCCGAGTACCGCTCCGCTGATGCCGAGCAGCAACCCGGCCATCGTTGCGCCGCCGACCTCCAACCCCGCTACGATGAGTGCGAGGCCAGCCAGTTTCGTTGCATAGTCGAGTAGCCGATAGACTCGACCGTCCACTGTCACACGGTGGTCAGTCATCCGCCTCACCTCCCGAGGGCGACGAGTCAGCAGCTGGATCATCGCTCGGTCCGTCGGTTGGTCCGTTCTCTGACGTCGGCTTCATCGACCGTGATCCACCATCTGCGGCAGGTTCGCCGCGTTCTTGTGACTCTTCTGAGGTATTGTCACGAAGGATGTAGTACGTAATCGCCCCAGCCACGAGGGGATAGACCAACGTTGCGACAAGCAGTATGTTGTTGATAGTACCAGTCGAGACAGCGATGACGTCCGCGAGGATATTGTTCATCCCGGCGATCGACGCGATCATGATGAACGTCACTGCCGCGACCCCGACAGCAGTCTGCCACGGGCGTCGCAGGGGATTGACAGTGAAATGAGTCGGACCCTTTCGGTAGTCGATGAACGGCCACAGGAACACCAGACCGAACACGATACCCGGGAGAACCATTCCGCTGAGGAACTCCGTCGAGACGTGGATATCGGTGAACGGAACGGTGAAACTCATCCACGACGGCATCACCTTCAGGAAGCCGAACACCCACATCAAAAACCAGTCGGGCATGATGAGCTCGGGCGTGCTCGCTGGATCATTAGGACCGTACGCCGCAACGTTGTGGAC
Above is a genomic segment from Halococcus salifodinae DSM 8989 containing:
- a CDS encoding nitrate reductase subunit alpha — its product is MSDNQSNVDVENADESNSGVGRRGFLKGLGLTTALGLTGTTIGDELTQMGGIENVDGSDYIGSYPYREWEDFYREKWDWDSVARSTHGVNCTGSCSWNVYVKNGQVWREEQAADYPEINDELPSSNPRGCQKGACYTDYVNAEQRITHPLRRVGERGEGKWKRISWDEALTEIAEKVIEEVQQGNYDAISGFTPIPAMSPVSFASGSRFVNLIGGVSHSFYDWYSDLPPGEPITWGTQTDNAESADWYDADYIIAWGSNINVTRIPDAKFFLEAAYKGTKRVGIFTDYSQTAIHCDDWLSPKAGSDAALALGMARTIVDEGLHDEAHLKEQSDMPFLVREDTGKFLRVADVPSLSTSGEAGKVFAMVDQQGNLRNAPGSLGNRDGKHDDSASIALDFDPRLDVNQSVDLQDGSVQVRSVWSHVTEELSNYTPERVHELTRVGEETHQEIAREFANVDKGKIIHGKGVNDWYHNDLGNRAIQLLVTLTGHIGRQGTGFDHYVGQEKIWTYNGWQQLSFPTESVRAVPTTLWTYFHGDILGNVEPDTRQRIQESIDNGWMPVYPKEREDGSRPDPSVFFCWRGNYFNQSKGGIAIENVLWPKLDLIVDINFRMDSTALYSDIVLPTASHYEKHDLNMTDMHSYVHPFTPAIEPLGESKTDWEIFRLIAKKVQEIATERNLSPIQDREFDRQIDLTSVHDDYVRNWPDDESGALKEDKAASEFILDHSEETNPEGSDSQITFDDTVEHPRRFEAAGDHWTSPLEEGKPYTPWKRYVQQKNPWPTFTGRQQYYIDHDWFLDLGEAVPTYKEPEVLQSEQEYPLQYNTPHGRWSIHSTWRDNKHMLRLQRGEPIVYMHPDDAEERGIEDGDTVRIYNDLDEIEVSVKIYPSAQPGVAKLYFAWERFQFPSRGNFNTLVGMYMKPTQLVQYPADSGEHLEFVPNYWGPTGVNSDVHVEVELVEDEATGEGTATTTAQDQNGSSGTTTANQTTANSGTMNTTSGTTDGTASNETTTSSESTSTNATASGNTSDLDVIPGDSPDEASGGDSQ